GAACGGGTCTCGCCCGACCCCCGCTCGTGCACGCGCAGGGCGACGTGCCGCGGGCCCCGGTCCACGACGAACTCGACGTTGACCCCGTCCGGGTAGGCCGAGGCGGGCCCGACCGGCGGCGGCGTGAAGAGGTCGCCCGCGTGTGCCAGGTCGGCCACGAAGGCGACCGCGTGCGGATTGCCCATGTTCACGTTGCGCGCGGGCCAGCTGCGCTCGCCGACGCTGACCGTGACCTCCCCTTCGGGCAGGCGGGCACGGCCCATGCCGACGGTGACGTCACCCTCCTTGGCGAGGTGCACCCTCTTCACGCCCCCGCGCGTGGCGACCGCGAGGTCCCCCTCGGTGACGAGTCCGGCGTGCTGGAGATAGCGCGCGAAGACGCGGACGCCGTTGCCGCACATCTCCGCGACGGAGCCGTCGCCGTTGCGGTAGTCCATGAACCATTCCGCCTCGGCCGCCATGTCCTTCGCCTCGGGGTGAGCGGCGGACCGCACGACGTGCAGCAGGCCGTCGCCGCCGATGCCCGCGCGGCGGTCGCACAGGGCGGCGACGGCGGCCGGGGAAAGGTCGACGGCGTTCTCCGGGTCCGGGACGATCACAAAGTCGTTCTCGGTGCCGTGCCCCTTGAGAAAGGCGATCCGCGTGCTCATTCCTCGATCGTACGGGGTGGGTACGACACCTCGTCCCCGAGCCCGCGTCGCCGGTGAGCACGCGCGCGTGCGGCTCAGCGCAGCCGGGCGACCCGCCACACGGCCAGGGCCACCACCGCGGCGACCATCACGACGTACGCGAGAACGACCCGCCAGTCGGGACGGCGTCCGGAGCCGCGCTGCGGCAGACCGGGCCAGGTGTGACCGACGCGGCGCGCGGCCGTCATCCCCCACCCGGCCGCACAGAAGCAGATCAGCAGCCCGAGCATGGCGATCATGGCGCCGCTGTCCCCGAAGTCGAAGGCGAGCGGGAACGCGAACATCAGGGAGCCGACCGAGGCCAGCGCCACGATGGGTGCGAGCTGCCAGATCCGGAGCCGACGCTGCGGGCGCAGTTCGACCTCGACCTCCGGGCCGCTCGCGAACATCTCCTCGGGCTCGGGGCCGTCGTCGCTCACGCCGCCCCGGGTGTCGTCGACGTCCGGACCGTCGGGGCTCAGACCGCTCTCCTCGGCCTCCGGTTCACCACGCCCGGTGGTGAGGTGCTCGGTGCCTTCTGCGGTGTCGCGAGGGCCGGCCTCCATCGCCACGCGCCCTCCCAACTCGGACTCCACTTGGTCGATCGAAGCTCGATGATGGCACGCCGTCGGATGCCCGGATGACGGCCTGGGCGTCCCGATGCCATGACGTGATCAGGCTGTGACCGGTCGCTCCACCAATGCCAGCGCGAGCTCCGGAAGTTCTGTGAGGTCGGCAGCGGCCCCACTCAACCAGTGCACCCGCGGATCGCGCCTGAACCACGAATCCTGGCGGCGCGCGAAGCGCTTGGTGGCACGCACCGTCTCGGCGCGCGCCTCGTCCTGTGTGCACTCGCCGGCCAGGGCCGCGAGGACCTGCTGGTAGCCGAGCGCGCGAGCGGCCGTGCGCCCCTCGCGCAGGCCCCGCGCCTCCAGCGCGCGGACCTCGTCCACGAGCCCCGCGTCCCACATCCGGTCGACGCGGCGGGCGATGCGCTCGTCGAGTTCGGGGCGCGCCACGTCGACCCCGATCTGGACGGTGTCGTAGACCGAGTCGTGACCGGGCAGATTGGCGGTGAAGGGCTTTCCGGTGATCTCGATCACCTCGAGGGCCCGGACGATACGGCGGCCGTTGCTCGGCAGGATCGCCTGCGCGGCCTCGGGGTCGGCGGCGGCCAGCCGGGCGTGCAGCGCGCCCGGACCGCGCAGCGTGAGTTCGTCCTCCAGTCGGGCTCGGATCTCCGGGTCGGTACCGGGGAACTCCAGGTTGTCGACGGCACCGCGGACGTACAGCCCGGAGCCGCCGACGAGAACCGGCCAACGGCCCTCGGCGAGCAGGGCGTCGATCCGTTCGCGGGCCAGCCGCTGGTACTCGGCGACGGAAGCGGTCTCCGTGACGTCCCAGACGTCCAGAAGGTGGTGGGGGACTCCACCGCGCTCCTCGGGCGTCAGCTTGGCGGTGCCGATGTCCATCCCTCGGTAGAGCTGCATGGAGTCGGCGTTGACGACCTCGCCGCCGAGCCGCTGGGCCAGGAAGACGCCCAGATCGGACTTTCCGGCCGCGGTCGGTCCGACGACGGCGATGACGTGGGGGGCGGGGGGTGCGCTGCTCACGGGACCAGTCTCGCAAACCCCGGCCGCCGCCCTCGAACGAGTTACGTGACGACGCCGATCCGGCCTCGTTGGCCGTTGGAAGATTCCCGTCACCCTTCGTGGGGGGCGGTGACCCCGGTGACGCAGACGGACGCACCGGCCGACGCGGGATGTCACCCGCACGAGTACCGTATGGAGTGGATATGGGCGTTTTGGCGCGACTTTTCCGGAGGTCCAGGACGACGGAGGCAACGGCTGCCGAGGCGACGAGTGCCGACGAGGCACCCGCCGGGACACCGGCGGACGGCGCCGAGGCGGAGCAGGTCGGGGAGCCCGCGACGGCGGAACCGGCCGGCACCGAGGAAGCCGTCGAGCCGGAGTCGGGGACGACCGTGAAGGGAACGCCGGAACCGGTCGCCGTCGCCGCCGCCGACGGGGTCGAGATTCCCCGGCAGCAGTCCGCCGAGGAGGCGGCCGACAGCGAAGCGGGCGAGGGCGCCCACGCGTGAAGGAACCCTCGAGGAAGGTGACCCATGGGTCTCTTGGACAGTTTGAAGGCCAGACTCACCCCGGCCAAGGGCAAGGTGTCGGGCCTCGCGCAACACCACGGGGACAAGGTCCAGCACGGTCTGGACAAGGCCGCGAGGGTCGTCGACGAGAAGACCAAGGGCAAGTACAGCGACAGGATCCACTCCGGAACCGGTAAGGCCAAGGGCGCCATGGACCGGCTCGCGCACAAGGACGGACCCGCCGGGGGCGGAGACACCTTCACCCCGCCGAACACTCCCCCGCCCACCTCCTGAGCAGTTCCTCACGCCGGCCCATCGGATCGGCGGACGGCCGCGCAGCGGAAACGCTCGCGGCCGTCCGCCGTTCCACGGGCGGGTGCGACTTCCTCGCCGGGCCGTACGGGCACCCCGTGGCGCCCGGAAAGACGGCACGACGGCACGACGGCAACGTCTCGGCCCCGCAGGGCGGCAACATCGACGCCGTTCGACAGCTGAAGCAGACGGCACGTCGAAACCGTCCGACAGCCGTCGAGGGCGACACGTCGGCGCCGTCCGACAACCGAAGGAAGGGAGGAGGAGGGCGACTTCGGGCCGCCTAGGACCAGGTCGCGACGACGTATCCCACGCCGTAGGGCGCGTCCTCGTAGAGCAGCGCGCCCGTCAGCCCGGCGTTCTCCGCGGCCCCCGCGAGCACCTGCCAGGGCGCCCGGCCCGACGCCTTGAGCTCGTACGCCAGCTCGGCGTCCAGCGCCTTGAGGGCGGCGATGTCGGCCGTGCCGAGCGCCCGCCCGACCGCCGCGTCGAACGGCGCCGCACGCTCGTCCAGGTAGCCCGGCGCCTTCAGCGTCCGGCAGGCGCTGGCGTCGCCCATTACCAGCAGCGCGACCCGCTCCGCCGCCGCGCCGATGTCCCGGCCGACTTCGACGCAGCGATCGGCCGCGAGCGGTTCGCCCACGCCGAGCCCCTCGACCGGGGCGGCCGACCACCCGGTCCGCTCCAGCAGCCAGGCGGCGACGGCGAGGGACGGCGGCAGGTCGCGTGCGGACGGCGTGTCCGTGCCGCCGCGCCCCAGCCGCACGGCGAGATCCACGCCGAACCCCCGGAACGAACCCCGGCCGCCCTCCGGATGCGGGCCGCGCCCGGCCTGCTCGGCCGGTCCCACGACCACGAGCCGGTCCGGCCGGGCGGCCGCCAGCACGGCCAGCGCGTCCGAGCAGGCGGCACGCGCGCCGTCCAGCTCGGGAGCGGCGCCCGCGGCGACCTCGGGCACCAGCAGGGGCGGACAGGGGCAGACTGCTGCGGCGACAAGCATGATCGGCAGGGTAACCCCGTACGACGTCCGCCGGGCGGCCGACCGGGTAGGGCGTCGGCCGTCAGTCGCAGCCGCAGCCGCTGCCCGTGGCCACCGGGAGCGGCGCGGGCACCCCGATCCTGGGCAGTCCGAGCAGGACGCCGGCCGGCTTGGCGGCCTTCTCGGCGGTGCGCTTCTCCCAGGCGTCGCCCGCGCGTGTGCGGCGCACGTCCTGCACGGGTCCCTCGGCCAGCAGATGGTGCGGCGCCGCGTACGTCACCTCGACGGTCACGACGTCGCCGGGGCGCACCTCCTGCTCCGGCTTGGTGAAGTGGACCAGCCGGTTGTCGGGGGCGCGGCCGGAGAGCCGGTGGGTGGCGCCGTCCTTGCGGCCCTCGCCCTCGGCCACCATCAGCTCCAGGGTGCGGCCGACCTGCTTCTTGTTCTCCGCCCAGGAGATCTCCTCCTGGAGGGCGACGAGACGCTCGTAGCGCGCCTGCACGACCTCCTTGGGGATCTGGTTCTCCATGGTCGCGGCCGGGGTTCCGGGGCGCTTGGAGTACTGGAAGGTGAACGCCTGCGCGAACCGGGCCTCGGCGACCGCGTGCAGGGTCTGCTCGAAGTCCTCCTCGGTCTCGCCGGGGAAGCCGACGATGATGTCGGTGGTGATCGCCGCGTGCGGGATGGCGGCACGGACCTTCTCGATGATCCCGAGGTAACGCTCCTGCCGGTACGACCGGCGCATCGCCTTCAGGACGGTGTCCGAGCCGGACTGGAGGGGCATGTGCAGCTGCGGCATCACGTTGGGCGTCTCGGCCATGGCGGCGATGACGTCGTCGGTGAAGTCGCGCGGGTGCGGGGAGGTGAAGCGGACGCGCTCCAGGCCCTCGATCGCGCCGCACGCGCGGAGCAGCTTGCTGAAGGCCTCACGGTCGCCGATGTCGGAGCCGTAGGCGTTGACGTTCTGGCCGAGCAGGGTGATCTCGGAGACGCCCTCGGCGACCAGCGCCTCGATCTCGGCGAGGATGTCGCCGGTGCGGCGGTCCTTCTCCTTGCCACGCAGGGCCGGGACGATGCAGAAGGTGCAGGTGTTGTTACAGCCGACGGAGATCGACACCCACGCCGCGTAGGCGCTCTCGCGCCGCGTCGGCAGGGTGGAGGGGAAGGCCTCGAGCGACTCGGCGATCTCGACCTGGGCCTCTTCCTGCACACGCGCGCGTTCCAGCAGGACCGGGAGCTTGCCGATGTTGTGCGTACCGAAGACGACGTCCACCCAGGGCGCCTTCTTCACGATGGTGTCGCGGTCCTTCTGTGCAAGACAGCCGCCCACCGCGATCTGCATCCCGGGCCGGCTCGCCTTCCGCGGCGCGAGCCGGCCGAGGTTGCCGTAGAGCCGGTTGTCGGCGTTCTCACGGACCGCGCAGGTGTTGAACACGACGACGTCCGCGTCGCCGTCCGACCCCTCGGGTGCGCGCACGTACCCGGCCTCTTCGAGCAGCCCGGACAATCGCTCGGAGTCATGGACGTTCATCTGGCACCCATAGGTGCGGATCTCGTAGCTCTTGGGTGCTTGAACGTCCACTGCGAGGCTCCGGTCGCTGCTGCTGGTCATGGCTCAAGGGTAGGCGCTCCCCGGAGAGCGCCCGTCTGCCCTGTGCACGGCCGCCACTCCGCGGCCGGCGCGGCCCGGTCGCCGGCGTGTTCGGCCGGTCGAGGGCCGGGTCCGCGGCACCCTGCCTCCCGAGCCGGGCGTCAGGGGTCGATGAGGCCGGCGCGGATCGCGTAGCGGGTGAGCTCCAGACGGTCACGCATGCCCAGCTTCTGAAGGAGGTTGGCGCGGTGCCGTTCCACTGTCTTGGAGCTGATGAACAGCAGTGCGCCGATCTCCCGGGAGGTGTGCCCCTCGGCCACGAGCTTGAGGATCTCCTCCTCGCGCTCGGTGATGGGGCGCTCCGGCAGGCCGCCGACGTCCATACCCCGGTGCAGCCGGTCCAGGTAGGAGCGGACGAGGGCCCGCTCCGCTCCGGGGTAGATGAACGGCTCGTCCCGCACCACGGCCCGGCACGCCTCGACCAGGTCGCGGTCGGCGACCGACTTCAGGACATAGCCGCCGGCCCCCGCCTTGAGGGCCTCGAAGAAGTACTGCTCGTTGTCGTACATCGTCAGGATGAGAATGCGCAGGGCCGGAAGGCGGCGGGACAGTTCACGGGCCGCCTGAAGCCCGGTCATTCTGGGCATGGCCACATCGAGGACGGCCAGGTCTATGTCTCCGGCCCGGGCGCGCTCCACCGCCTCGGCCCCGTCCCCGGCCTCGGCGACCACCGTCAGGTCGGGCTCGCCGTCCAGGATGAGCCGCACTCCCCGGCGGACGAGAGTGTGGTCGTCGGCGAGCAGGACGCGGGTCGGCGAGGACGCCGACGCCGGTGAGGCCGATGTGGCTGTCGTGCCTGGCGTGCGTGGTGTGGCTGGCGTGCCTCGCGTGGCTGGCGTGCCTGGCGTGCGTGGTGCGCCCGGTGCCGCGTCGTCCGCCATCACCGGCCTCCGAGCGGAGCCGCGACGCCCGCCGGGCCGACGCCCGCAGCGGCGGCAGCGGCGGCGGCAACAGCGCCTTTGTCGGCGTCGGCGGCGGCCCGCAGGCGTACGTCCGTCCCGTGACCGCCTTCGCCGTCCGCCCCCGACGACACCGTGAGGGTCGCGCCGATCAGCAGGGCCCGCTCCCTCATCCCCCGGATGCCTGCGCCCTCCCCGGCGGCCGGGCCCAGGCCGCCGCCGTTGTCCCGCACGAGGAGCTCGACGCCGTGGGCGAC
This Streptomyces sp. NBC_00377 DNA region includes the following protein-coding sequences:
- the miaB gene encoding tRNA (N6-isopentenyl adenosine(37)-C2)-methylthiotransferase MiaB, coding for MTSSSDRSLAVDVQAPKSYEIRTYGCQMNVHDSERLSGLLEEAGYVRAPEGSDGDADVVVFNTCAVRENADNRLYGNLGRLAPRKASRPGMQIAVGGCLAQKDRDTIVKKAPWVDVVFGTHNIGKLPVLLERARVQEEAQVEIAESLEAFPSTLPTRRESAYAAWVSISVGCNNTCTFCIVPALRGKEKDRRTGDILAEIEALVAEGVSEITLLGQNVNAYGSDIGDREAFSKLLRACGAIEGLERVRFTSPHPRDFTDDVIAAMAETPNVMPQLHMPLQSGSDTVLKAMRRSYRQERYLGIIEKVRAAIPHAAITTDIIVGFPGETEEDFEQTLHAVAEARFAQAFTFQYSKRPGTPAATMENQIPKEVVQARYERLVALQEEISWAENKKQVGRTLELMVAEGEGRKDGATHRLSGRAPDNRLVHFTKPEQEVRPGDVVTVEVTYAAPHHLLAEGPVQDVRRTRAGDAWEKRTAEKAAKPAGVLLGLPRIGVPAPLPVATGSGCGCD
- a CDS encoding class III extradiol dioxygenase subunit B-like domain-containing protein; protein product: MLVAAAVCPCPPLLVPEVAAGAAPELDGARAACSDALAVLAAARPDRLVVVGPAEQAGRGPHPEGGRGSFRGFGVDLAVRLGRGGTDTPSARDLPPSLAVAAWLLERTGWSAAPVEGLGVGEPLAADRCVEVGRDIGAAAERVALLVMGDASACRTLKAPGYLDERAAPFDAAVGRALGTADIAALKALDAELAYELKASGRAPWQVLAGAAENAGLTGALLYEDAPYGVGYVVATWS
- a CDS encoding antitoxin; translated protein: MGLLDSLKARLTPAKGKVSGLAQHHGDKVQHGLDKAARVVDEKTKGKYSDRIHSGTGKAKGAMDRLAHKDGPAGGGDTFTPPNTPPPTS
- a CDS encoding response regulator; translation: MADDAAPGAPRTPGTPATRGTPATPRTPGTTATSASPASASSPTRVLLADDHTLVRRGVRLILDGEPDLTVVAEAGDGAEAVERARAGDIDLAVLDVAMPRMTGLQAARELSRRLPALRILILTMYDNEQYFFEALKAGAGGYVLKSVADRDLVEACRAVVRDEPFIYPGAERALVRSYLDRLHRGMDVGGLPERPITEREEEILKLVAEGHTSREIGALLFISSKTVERHRANLLQKLGMRDRLELTRYAIRAGLIDP
- the miaA gene encoding tRNA (adenosine(37)-N6)-dimethylallyltransferase MiaA: MSSAPPAPHVIAVVGPTAAGKSDLGVFLAQRLGGEVVNADSMQLYRGMDIGTAKLTPEERGGVPHHLLDVWDVTETASVAEYQRLARERIDALLAEGRWPVLVGGSGLYVRGAVDNLEFPGTDPEIRARLEDELTLRGPGALHARLAAADPEAAQAILPSNGRRIVRALEVIEITGKPFTANLPGHDSVYDTVQIGVDVARPELDERIARRVDRMWDAGLVDEVRALEARGLREGRTAARALGYQQVLAALAGECTQDEARAETVRATKRFARRQDSWFRRDPRVHWLSGAAADLTELPELALALVERPVTA
- the dapF gene encoding diaminopimelate epimerase, translating into MSTRIAFLKGHGTENDFVIVPDPENAVDLSPAAVAALCDRRAGIGGDGLLHVVRSAAHPEAKDMAAEAEWFMDYRNGDGSVAEMCGNGVRVFARYLQHAGLVTEGDLAVATRGGVKRVHLAKEGDVTVGMGRARLPEGEVTVSVGERSWPARNVNMGNPHAVAFVADLAHAGDLFTPPPVGPASAYPDGVNVEFVVDRGPRHVALRVHERGSGETRSCGTGACAVAVAAARRDDADPAVTGLPATYVVDVPGGRLVITERPDGEIEMTGPAVIVATGEIESEWLETVVR